In Nitrosarchaeum sp., a genomic segment contains:
- the folE gene encoding GTP cyclohydrolase I FolE: MDKERVKKLVRELIIEIGEDPTREGLKDTPERIANMYEEIFDGYESDSELSVQFSEDSDVVVARNIQFYSMCEHHMLPFFGKIHIAYSPNGRVFGISKLVRLVEKYSKRLQIQERLTKNIADELFAQGVKGVVVLADAEHFCMKMRGVRNNATLTSSAYRGIYENKEEKESIMTMIRRRTPETSL; this comes from the coding sequence ATGGATAAAGAACGCGTAAAAAAACTTGTTCGGGAATTAATTATTGAAATTGGAGAGGATCCTACTCGTGAAGGTCTTAAAGATACTCCAGAAAGGATTGCAAATATGTATGAAGAAATTTTTGATGGTTATGAATCTGATTCGGAACTATCAGTACAATTCTCTGAAGATTCTGATGTAGTAGTTGCACGGAATATTCAGTTTTATTCAATGTGTGAGCACCATATGTTGCCATTTTTTGGAAAAATTCACATAGCATATTCTCCCAATGGTAGAGTCTTTGGAATCTCAAAACTGGTACGTTTAGTTGAAAAATACTCAAAAAGATTACAAATTCAAGAACGATTAACCAAGAATATAGCTGATGAGCTATTCGCTCAAGGTGTAAAAGGAGTAGTAGTTTTAGCTGATGCAGAGCACTTTTGTATGAAAATGCGTGGTGTTAGAAATAATGCAACTCTTACATCATCTGCGTATAGAGGAATTTATGAAAATAAAGAAGAAAAAGAGAGTATTATGACTATGATTAGACGACGTACTCCTGAGACATCTCTATAG
- a CDS encoding 7-carboxy-7-deazaguanine synthase QueE — MKVRLFEIFTSVEGEGILYGTKTLFVRLAGCPFTCFYCDTKESLPLDSGNEYSIEEACKLIDSNLKNQTYKVNFTGGDPLIQHNAVAELAKYIQTKKIPTYLESSCFDSDRFNHVLPFFDIIKIEFKTKDSDFVDSKHYERLIENAMKCLKSSVASKKTTYVKIVVSSKTKLEDFKDLVNKIFQNISKHDVDGFIIQPTYGIAEPSLELLLNLYDIVYPYYIDVKVVPQLHKFIGAP, encoded by the coding sequence TTGAAAGTTAGATTATTTGAAATATTTACATCAGTTGAAGGAGAAGGAATTCTTTATGGTACAAAAACACTTTTTGTTAGATTAGCTGGTTGTCCATTTACTTGTTTTTATTGTGATACAAAAGAATCTCTTCCACTAGATTCAGGTAATGAATATTCAATTGAAGAAGCATGCAAATTAATTGATTCTAATCTTAAAAATCAAACATATAAAGTAAATTTTACAGGAGGTGATCCATTAATTCAACATAATGCAGTAGCTGAACTTGCAAAATATATTCAAACTAAAAAAATCCCAACATATCTAGAATCATCATGCTTTGATTCTGATAGATTTAATCATGTATTGCCATTTTTTGACATTATTAAAATAGAATTTAAAACAAAAGATTCGGATTTTGTAGATTCTAAACACTATGAAAGATTAATTGAAAATGCAATGAAATGTCTTAAATCATCAGTAGCATCTAAAAAAACTACATATGTCAAAATAGTTGTAAGCTCTAAAACCAAATTAGAAGATTTTAAAGATTTAGTTAATAAAATATTTCAAAATATTTCAAAACATGATGTTGATGGATTTATCATACAACCTACATATGGCATTGCAGAGCCCTCTTTAGAATTATTACTAAATTTGTATGATATAGTTTATCCATATTATATTGATGTAAAAGTAGTACCACAGCTTCACAAATTTATTGGAGCCCCATAA
- a CDS encoding ATP/GTP-binding protein gives MKTIFVTGTAGAGKSLLTSKLYDYYTKNGIFASVLNLDPGVRDLPYTCDIDVRDYVDIVDIMQQYELGPNGAVVMANDLIASKIDEIQEQIGKVNPDYLIVDTPGQIELFAYRSSGRFVTENILSEEKMNIFLFDGALITTPINFVSIALLATSIRLRLNLPTINIITKTDLIGSKLKDILEWSGNLKLLENAIAKEADGETYSLTTNILRGLNLGGFAQGLIPFSNTTGEGLINLEGALSRILNLGEEVED, from the coding sequence TTGAAAACAATTTTTGTAACTGGAACAGCAGGTGCTGGAAAATCTCTTTTAACATCAAAACTATATGATTATTACACGAAAAATGGCATATTTGCTTCTGTATTGAATTTGGATCCCGGTGTTAGAGATTTACCTTATACATGCGATATTGATGTTAGAGATTATGTTGACATTGTAGATATAATGCAACAATACGAGCTAGGCCCAAATGGTGCTGTAGTTATGGCAAACGATCTGATTGCGTCCAAAATTGATGAGATCCAAGAACAAATTGGTAAAGTGAATCCAGATTATCTAATTGTAGATACTCCAGGTCAAATTGAGTTGTTTGCATATCGTTCTAGTGGTCGTTTTGTTACAGAGAATATCTTGTCTGAAGAAAAAATGAACATATTTCTTTTTGACGGTGCTTTAATTACTACACCAATAAATTTTGTATCAATTGCACTTCTTGCAACATCAATAAGATTACGATTAAACTTGCCAACAATTAACATTATTACAAAAACAGATCTAATAGGCTCTAAACTAAAGGATATTCTTGAATGGTCAGGTAATTTAAAATTATTAGAAAATGCTATTGCTAAAGAGGCAGATGGAGAAACATATAGTTTAACTACTAATATTCTGAGAGGCCTAAATCTTGGGGGATTTGCTCAAGGATTGATTCCTTTTTCGAATACTACTGGAGAAGGATTGATAAATTTAGAGGGAGCATTAAGCAGAATTCTTAACTTGGGTGAAGAGGTAGAAGATTAG
- a CDS encoding winged helix-turn-helix domain-containing protein, with translation MSKQQYRSEMGIMGDILDVTADGGRSGVIVSAISRKANLSHYAVLDKCEKLVEAGLVESVKNDRNRVFLITEKGLQFFQEFKRFQGLVESMNLRY, from the coding sequence ATGTCAAAACAACAATACAGGTCCGAAATGGGCATAATGGGTGATATCCTTGATGTTACTGCCGATGGTGGTCGTTCTGGAGTCATTGTATCTGCAATATCTCGCAAAGCCAACCTATCTCACTACGCAGTACTAGACAAATGTGAGAAACTGGTAGAAGCAGGCTTAGTCGAGTCAGTCAAAAACGACAGGAATAGAGTCTTCCTAATTACCGAGAAGGGACTTCAATTTTTCCAGGAATTCAAGAGATTCCAGGGACTTGTCGAAAGTATGAATTTGAGGTACTAG
- a CDS encoding homoserine kinase, whose amino-acid sequence MASTVTVKAPSSTANLGPGFDVFGLAVDAFFDEITLTKKNSGVTIVTKDNIPTNPDNNTAGLVIKNMLKKFKIKDGVEIKIKKGVPAGFGMGSSAASAAAAVIAFNQMFELKLDDNTLVEFAGFGEKASAGSVHYDNVAASVLGGFVIVRTDPLNVIKIEPPMNLRMCIAVPKLEVPKKKTKVSRGVIPKKVRLTDSVVNLSNAAAIVAGFMKKDPDLIGNSIKDVIVEPARQHMIPGFSKVKENALKAGALGVTISGAGPSVIAFSKSNTNLKKIALSMSKGFASANTKCQTIICKPSNGAIIIKK is encoded by the coding sequence TTGGCATCAACGGTAACTGTAAAAGCACCATCATCTACAGCAAATTTAGGACCAGGTTTTGATGTATTTGGATTAGCTGTTGATGCTTTTTTTGACGAAATCACATTAACAAAAAAAAATAGTGGTGTTACCATAGTTACTAAAGACAACATTCCAACAAATCCCGACAATAATACTGCAGGGTTAGTAATTAAAAATATGTTAAAAAAATTTAAAATTAAAGATGGTGTAGAAATTAAAATCAAAAAAGGAGTACCAGCTGGATTTGGGATGGGAAGTAGTGCAGCTTCAGCAGCAGCAGCAGTAATTGCATTTAATCAAATGTTTGAATTAAAATTAGATGATAATACACTTGTAGAATTTGCAGGGTTTGGAGAAAAAGCTAGTGCAGGTTCTGTTCATTATGATAATGTTGCAGCATCAGTATTAGGTGGGTTTGTAATAGTTAGAACAGATCCTCTAAATGTAATCAAGATTGAACCTCCAATGAATCTAAGAATGTGTATAGCAGTCCCAAAACTAGAAGTTCCAAAAAAGAAAACAAAAGTATCTCGAGGTGTAATTCCCAAAAAAGTAAGATTAACTGATAGTGTTGTAAATTTGTCAAATGCTGCAGCAATTGTTGCAGGATTTATGAAAAAAGATCCTGATTTAATAGGTAATTCCATTAAAGATGTAATTGTAGAGCCTGCGAGACAACATATGATCCCAGGATTTAGCAAGGTAAAAGAAAATGCACTCAAAGCAGGAGCACTTGGTGTAACAATAAGTGGAGCAGGTCCTTCAGTGATTGCATTTTCAAAAAGTAATACCAATTTAAAAAAAATTGCTCTATCTATGTCAAAAGGATTTGCATCTGCAAATACAAAATGTCAAACGATAATTTGTAAACCAAGTAATGGTGCAATAATAATAAAAAAATAA
- a CDS encoding MarR family transcriptional regulator, which produces MNPELVLTPVEESLREDGMLFVRTDSILETMVKTPLIIAGLIIAIIVMPIQTSFSSTRTLELIIYSDGSTHVSRQIDVDPLEPDFELDLFGQSIDNFVAIGDTGFLLSEEIIGNKAIIDKFGSASITIDYDVHDLISKEGRVWTFSFNSPSDYTLLMPKNSVIVGMSGLPTNMEIVDDQPKLELSAGLSEINYIFSSINPTPNPTIPNESLFSYSTAAIIAGPIIAAITGAVIILKRKQAKSSTFITQSESTSEKQSEATSVDTETIFNFRPEMREDDKEIIKFISDNGGQALESELRKKFLQPRTTMWRAVKRLERLGVIEIDKKDLQNLVKLKKDLEEEK; this is translated from the coding sequence ATGAACCCAGAATTGGTTCTGACTCCCGTAGAAGAGTCTCTTCGAGAAGATGGAATGCTTTTTGTAAGGACTGATAGTATCCTCGAAACAATGGTTAAGACGCCTTTGATAATTGCTGGCTTAATTATTGCTATAATCGTGATGCCTATTCAGACCTCATTCAGCTCTACTCGAACTCTTGAACTTATCATTTATTCAGATGGCTCTACACATGTATCAAGACAGATAGACGTAGATCCATTAGAGCCTGACTTTGAGCTTGATCTATTTGGCCAATCAATAGATAATTTTGTTGCGATTGGTGATACTGGATTTTTACTATCTGAAGAAATAATTGGAAATAAAGCAATCATAGACAAATTTGGGTCTGCAAGTATAACAATTGATTATGATGTTCATGATTTAATTTCTAAAGAGGGTCGAGTTTGGACATTCTCATTTAATTCTCCATCTGATTACACTTTACTAATGCCAAAAAATTCTGTTATAGTTGGAATGAGTGGTTTACCAACTAATATGGAAATAGTAGATGACCAACCAAAACTTGAACTTTCTGCAGGATTATCTGAAATAAACTATATCTTTTCATCCATAAATCCTACTCCTAATCCAACAATTCCAAATGAATCATTATTTAGTTATTCTACCGCTGCAATTATTGCCGGTCCAATCATAGCAGCAATTACTGGTGCTGTAATTATACTAAAAAGAAAACAAGCAAAATCTTCTACATTCATAACACAATCAGAATCTACTTCGGAAAAACAATCCGAAGCTACATCAGTTGATACCGAAACTATATTCAATTTTAGACCTGAAATGCGAGAAGATGATAAAGAAATTATAAAATTTATTTCTGATAATGGAGGTCAAGCATTAGAAAGTGAATTAAGAAAGAAATTTCTTCAACCAAGAACTACTATGTGGAGAGCTGTAAAAAGATTAGAGCGACTAGGTGTAATTGAAATTGATAAAAAAGATCTACAAAATTTAGTAAAACTGAAAAAAGATCTGGAGGAAGAAAAATGA
- a CDS encoding 7-cyano-7-deazaguanine synthase, with product MKKAVIVFSGGIDSVCVASYLKSKYELYGITFSYGQKANREINAAKTFAKKFGLKQHKIIDIGFMKELYGDSNVLTSSKRKIPSKFDYSIVVPIRNAVFLSIASAWAFTLNASFVAYGAHTGDNHYPDCRPIFAKKLESAFNQGEIDGINLGLRKSIKIWSPYKEGLSKSDLIQNGMKTLGDSIFKTWSCYSNKNNHCGICESCNNRKIAFQKAGITDKTKYLK from the coding sequence ATGAAAAAAGCTGTTATTGTGTTTAGTGGCGGAATAGATTCAGTTTGTGTTGCCAGTTATCTAAAATCAAAGTATGAACTTTATGGAATTACATTTTCATATGGTCAAAAAGCTAATAGAGAGATTAATGCTGCAAAGACTTTTGCTAAAAAATTTGGATTGAAACAACATAAAATTATTGATATTGGTTTTATGAAAGAATTGTATGGTGACTCTAATGTTTTAACTAGTTCGAAAAGGAAAATTCCAAGCAAGTTTGATTATTCTATTGTTGTTCCAATTAGAAATGCAGTCTTTCTCTCAATAGCTTCTGCATGGGCATTTACTCTAAATGCATCATTTGTAGCATATGGTGCACATACTGGCGATAATCACTATCCTGATTGCAGGCCAATATTTGCCAAAAAATTAGAGTCTGCATTTAATCAGGGAGAAATTGATGGAATAAACTTGGGATTACGAAAAAGTATCAAAATATGGTCACCATACAAAGAAGGCCTTTCAAAAAGTGATTTAATACAAAATGGCATGAAAACTTTAGGAGATTCAATCTTTAAAACATGGAGTTGTTATTCTAATAAAAATAATCACTGTGGTATTTGTGAATCTTGTAATAATAGAAAAATAGCATTTCAAAAAGCAGGAATTACAGATAAAACAAAATATCTAAAATAG
- a CDS encoding TFIIB-type zinc ribbon-containing protein — MTKSVGSGVRCQRCNKGVFLTDSNTGEMFCSKCGFVTTDRIEQEGPEWRAFSKDEGDNRTRTGTPTSLAMHDMGLATIINPLNKDATGKPLSASMKSTIERLRTWDNRSQVHEPADRNFRQAFSELDRLKTKLALSDAVIEKTAYIYRKALDKGLVRGRSIPGLIAASLYAACRNTETPRTLTDVSNGINIKRKDIARCYRLLLRELDLKMPVVNPVKCVSRISSIAGLSEKTKRKAVEILDQAAKIELSAGKDPMGLAAAALYLSCVINGENKTQKDIAVSAGVTEVTIRNRYKGLKEALEL, encoded by the coding sequence ATGACTAAAAGTGTTGGTTCTGGAGTCAGATGTCAACGTTGTAACAAGGGAGTTTTTTTAACAGATTCTAATACCGGTGAGATGTTTTGCTCCAAATGTGGCTTTGTTACTACAGATAGAATTGAGCAAGAAGGACCTGAATGGAGAGCATTTTCAAAAGATGAAGGAGACAATAGAACTAGAACAGGTACGCCTACTTCTTTGGCAATGCATGATATGGGTCTTGCAACTATCATCAATCCTTTAAACAAAGATGCTACAGGAAAACCACTTTCTGCCTCTATGAAGAGTACAATTGAAAGACTTAGGACATGGGACAATAGAAGTCAGGTTCATGAACCAGCTGATAGAAATTTCAGACAAGCCTTTAGCGAATTAGATAGACTAAAAACAAAACTTGCATTATCTGATGCTGTTATTGAAAAAACTGCATACATTTACAGAAAAGCTCTAGATAAGGGTCTTGTTAGAGGACGTTCAATTCCTGGTCTAATTGCAGCATCTCTTTATGCAGCATGTAGAAATACAGAAACCCCAAGAACACTAACAGATGTTTCAAACGGAATTAATATCAAAAGAAAAGATATTGCAAGATGTTATAGATTATTATTAAGAGAATTAGATTTAAAGATGCCAGTTGTTAATCCTGTTAAATGTGTATCAAGAATATCTAGTATTGCAGGTTTGTCTGAAAAAACAAAAAGAAAAGCAGTAGAAATTTTAGATCAAGCGGCAAAAATTGAACTTTCTGCAGGAAAAGATCCCATGGGACTAGCTGCTGCTGCATTGTATTTATCCTGTGTCATAAATGGTGAAAATAAAACTCAAAAAGATATTGCAGTTTCTGCGGGTGTAACAGAGGTAACTATCAGAAATAGATACAAAGGTTTGAAAGAAGCATTGGAGTTATAA
- a CDS encoding transcriptional regulator, which produces MFDKFKKDEGGEAIEERIVEHANMKSNESSSNETVGEIGIVELMDKRVKLEEAIDYVGLMIKNLKDKRTVLEKDIEEESVDIKNLKEKLQKVSQYIEEENKGIKELAHKRQQVENEADEVGSIINNLRDRLAGIDRIIDNEGNRVKKIKESRESIES; this is translated from the coding sequence ATGTTTGATAAATTCAAAAAAGATGAGGGTGGGGAAGCTATTGAAGAGAGAATTGTAGAACATGCAAATATGAAATCTAATGAAAGTTCATCTAATGAAACAGTAGGAGAGATTGGTATTGTAGAACTGATGGATAAACGGGTCAAATTGGAAGAAGCTATTGATTATGTAGGTCTAATGATTAAAAATTTGAAGGATAAACGAACTGTCTTAGAGAAAGATATTGAAGAAGAATCAGTTGATATTAAAAATTTGAAGGAAAAATTACAGAAAGTAAGTCAATACATCGAAGAGGAAAATAAAGGAATTAAAGAATTAGCTCATAAAAGACAACAAGTTGAAAACGAAGCAGATGAAGTAGGCTCAATTATCAATAATTTAAGAGATAGATTGGCAGGGATTGATAGGATAATCGATAATGAAGGTAATAGAGTTAAGAAAATTAAAGAATCTAGAGAATCTATAGAAAGTTAA